In a genomic window of Mucilaginibacter sp. KACC 22063:
- a CDS encoding LacI family DNA-binding transcriptional regulator translates to MGNVTIKFLAEKLNVSTATISKALCDSHEISELTKQKVLELAKELNYIPNAYASSLRRNRSQTIAVLIPEVADSFFSLALNGIEEVALKNGYHTLIYMTHEKLEREKAILKELSGGRVDGVIMSVTAETDSFEHIHNFNRQLPVVFFDRVCPDLNTAKITTNDFECGYLATKHLIEAGCRKIVLLAVSNSLSIMSERIMGFNKAIKDFNLDENDCRIVYCGDDAVYNYQLIKDLMQETNRPDGILATVEKLTTEIYLACNHLSINIPRQVKVVCFSNQASAVILNPSLTTITQPAFEMGKTAATVLLKSLKNDGLVLAEESMVIPSALNIRSSTSVAIQIY, encoded by the coding sequence ATGGGAAACGTTACCATCAAGTTCTTAGCCGAAAAACTAAACGTATCTACCGCTACTATTTCAAAAGCACTTTGCGACAGTCACGAGATCAGTGAGTTGACCAAGCAAAAGGTTTTAGAATTGGCAAAAGAATTAAACTACATCCCTAACGCTTATGCCAGCAGTTTACGGCGAAACCGGAGCCAGACTATCGCTGTGCTTATCCCTGAAGTTGCTGATAGTTTTTTTTCGCTCGCGCTGAACGGCATAGAAGAAGTGGCGCTTAAAAATGGCTACCACACCCTCATATACATGACCCACGAAAAACTAGAAAGAGAAAAAGCTATATTGAAGGAACTATCCGGCGGGCGGGTTGATGGGGTGATCATGTCTGTAACTGCAGAAACTGATTCTTTCGAGCATATCCATAATTTCAACAGGCAGTTACCGGTGGTGTTTTTTGATCGTGTATGCCCGGATCTGAATACGGCAAAAATCACGACTAACGATTTTGAATGCGGTTATCTGGCTACCAAACATTTAATTGAGGCCGGATGCCGGAAAATTGTATTGCTTGCCGTATCAAACAGCCTTTCTATTATGTCTGAACGTATCATGGGATTTAACAAGGCAATCAAAGATTTTAACCTGGATGAAAATGATTGCCGTATTGTATACTGTGGCGACGATGCTGTATATAATTATCAATTGATAAAAGATTTAATGCAGGAGACCAATCGCCCGGATGGCATACTGGCAACCGTTGAAAAGCTGACCACCGAAATCTACCTGGCTTGTAATCACCTGTCAATTAATATTCCACGACAAGTGAAGGTGGTCTGCTTTTCAAACCAGGCTTCGGCAGTAATTTTGAACCCCAGCCTGACTACCATTACCCAACCTGCTTTTGAAATGGGAAAAACGGCCGCAACGGTGCTTTTAAAATCGTTAAAAAATGACGGACTGGTACTGGCCGAAGAAAGCATGGTAATACCTTCTGCGTTGAATATCAGAAGTTCAACATCTGTTGCAATACAAATC